The stretch of DNA CGTTCGATTACCTGATCCTAAGACACTGTTCTGCTTTTGACACGGCTGTCGTCATTGATACAGCCTCCTGTCAAGCACACGACTCCTATCAGTCAGTGCCGGTGGGACCGCGACCTCCCTGCGGCCCACCGAGGAACTCGTTACAACAGACCGTATCAGTGTCAGTGCACCCGTAACCACCCTGTGGTCCTCCCCGGAGACCGTATGAACGTCGATGCACAGCGGATCACACGGCAGCTGTGTGATCGGTGTGAGGCTGTGTTCAGTCGTTACGATAGCATCGAGAACGCTGCGGTCGGCTCTGACGATCGACTAGCGGTTCAGGACCCACGTCGCGATCCCCAGCGACGTGGCCGTCCAGACGAGGAGGCTCACCAGACTTGCGATCGGTGAAGCGGCTGCCGGGCCGGTTCCTGATGCGACGATGATCGCACTCTCGAAGACGAGCCCCCGGTAGGCACTCAGCGGACTGAGCGCAAGCGCATACACGAGGCTGCCGTCGCCGATCGACCCTGCTGAAAACCCGTAGACGAGCGCCAGATCAAAGCCGACGAGCAAGACGACGAGCGCGACGACCGACAGCGCGATCGCGCTGCGTGTGCCACTGACCACTGCCGAGATCGCGATGGCAATGGCGAGGACCGTCAGCGCAAAGAGGATCGTCAGGACGACGAACCGACCGAACAGGATCGGCGAGTCGACGCCGGCGTGTGAGGCATAGAGGGTCCGTCCCTCTTCTTCGGCGACGAAGACCGTCAGTGCGGTGACGACAAGTGGGGCCACGATCGCAGTCAGCAGGCCGATCGCCCGGCCGACGTAGACGCCGAAGACGATCTCTCGACTCGAGACGGGATACGTCTTTAAAACGTCGAGTTCGCCACGTTCTGCGTCGCCGAGGATCGCGCGATAGCCAAAGGCGATCGCGACGACCGGGACGAGCAGTTCGAGTGGGGTAAGCAGATCGACCAGCGTCGGGACGTACCCACCGCGGACGCTCCCGCTGATCCAGCTAATTCCGAGCACGACGGCGGCGAAGGCGAGTCCGAGGATGAAAAACGTCCGCGTTCGGACGATCGTCCGGAGTTCCCGTCCGATGATCGTCTCGAGGATGTGTCTCGAGTCGGGAGCAGTCGGTTGCGAGCGATCGGTCTGCCCACCTTGCTGAGTCGCGGGCGTGTCACTCGGTGTGTTCAGACCACCGCTCATGCGTGATCACCCACGACCTGCACGGTATCGCGGTGGCCGCCGACGGCGTGTTCGTACACTTGTCGCAGGGTGTCCCCACCCACTCGAGCCCGAACATCGGCGATCGGACCCTGCTCGGCGACGCGACCGTCGGCGAGTATCAGCACGTCGTCGGCGACCTGCTCGACGAGTTCCAGGTCGTGAGAGCTCAACAGGACCGCGATCCCATCGTCGGCGAGGTCGGCGGCGACGTCGAAGACGTGCAGTCCCATACTCGGGTCGAGCCCACTGCCAGGCTCGTCTAGGATGACGATCGGCGGGTCACCGATCGTCGCCTGTGCGATACCGAGCAACCGGGTCATCCCGCCGGAGAGTGCCTCGACCGGTCGGCTGGCTGCGTTCTCGAGCCCGACTCGCTCGAGTTGGGCCATCGCGTCGGCCTCGTCGCCACCGACGAGTGACGCGTAGAACTGCAGCGTTTCGAGTGCGGTAAAGCCGGGTCGAAACGCCGGATGCTGGGGGAGATAGCCGATCTCCCGTGCGGTGTCCGGACCGTTGTAGGTAATTGTTCCTGCTGTCGGCTCGTGGAGGCCGGCGAGGTCGCGAATCAGCGTCGACTTGCCGGCTCCGTTCGGGCCGATCAGGGCCGTTACCCGGCCACGTTCGATGGTCACGGAGATGTCTCGGAGAACGGTGACCGTCCCGTAGTCGTGGTCGATACCGGTCGCTTCAAGAAGTGATGTCGTATCAGTCATTGTTCGTCGTCCGCGTCAGTTCGTAGCAGGTCCAGGCCTCGTCTTCCCACTCGGTCTGGGAAAGCAGGTCGGGGTTGTTCGGTTCGCAACTCGGTGCCCGGTCGACGACACTCCCGGTTCGCATCCCGGGGACCGACCCCTCGAGTCCAGCGAGGGCCTTGAGTGCGGGTGCTCGGGCGAGCGTCGGCGTCCCGTCGGTGCGGTGGAGTCGTTTATCCAGAGAGTCGGTCGGCGAGTACGACAGATCTGACTGATCGCCGCTGGCGATGCCAGCGGCCCCCTGCCAGTAGTTGCCATCGTCGCCGTGGCTCCAGATACGGAGCGGGCCGGACATCGCGGTGGCGTGTTCGTCGTTGCCGACGAAGTCGTTGCTGACGATGCGATTCGTCGGTAACATGGCGCTTGCCTCCGCGCCCACGTTGTTCCCCGCGATGACGTTGTATTCATAGATCGACGATGTCGAGCCGACGTGGAGTCCGAGATCGCTTCCTTCGACGATGTTATGTGCGACGTAGTTCGCGTTCCCGCCCGGGCTGAGGCCATATTTTGTGTCACGGACCGTGTTT from Natrinema sp. HArc-T2 encodes:
- a CDS encoding ABC transporter permease, translating into MSGGLNTPSDTPATQQGGQTDRSQPTAPDSRHILETIIGRELRTIVRTRTFFILGLAFAAVVLGISWISGSVRGGYVPTLVDLLTPLELLVPVVAIAFGYRAILGDAERGELDVLKTYPVSSREIVFGVYVGRAIGLLTAIVAPLVVTALTVFVAEEEGRTLYASHAGVDSPILFGRFVVLTILFALTVLAIAIAISAVVSGTRSAIALSVVALVVLLVGFDLALVYGFSAGSIGDGSLVYALALSPLSAYRGLVFESAIIVASGTGPAAASPIASLVSLLVWTATSLGIATWVLNR
- a CDS encoding ABC transporter ATP-binding protein → MTDTTSLLEATGIDHDYGTVTVLRDISVTIERGRVTALIGPNGAGKSTLIRDLAGLHEPTAGTITYNGPDTAREIGYLPQHPAFRPGFTALETLQFYASLVGGDEADAMAQLERVGLENAASRPVEALSGGMTRLLGIAQATIGDPPIVILDEPGSGLDPSMGLHVFDVAADLADDGIAVLLSSHDLELVEQVADDVLILADGRVAEQGPIADVRARVGGDTLRQVYEHAVGGHRDTVQVVGDHA